A genomic window from Treponema maltophilum ATCC 51939 includes:
- the rny gene encoding ribonuclease Y: MPVVLYIGLPLTGLILGWIIRWLYARFQLSASEQRAERVKQDAIKEAEAQKKEILLEAKDQLIRERNQQERENRERRGELQRQERRLALKEEALDKRSQNFDKQEAEFIHREQLITRRETELAQEGEHYRKELERISGLTAEDAKKLIIKDLENDAKHDAQALLNKIEQEAQLTAEKKARDILVTTIQRIATETTGDITVATVSLPSDEMKGRIIGREGRNIRALETLTGVDIIIDDTPEAVVISCFDPVRKEIAKTSLERLIADGRIHPARIEEIVQKVTRETQQKIYEEGEKVLFDLGIHNMSQDGVRALGRLYFRTSYGQNVLYHSKEVAIIAGMIAAEIGADRELAKRSALLHDIGKGAETDSDQNHAEVGMEMARKMGEDPRIVNAVGAHHNDIEPESIEAVIVQIADAVSAARPGARRETMDNYVKRLENLEKLAESFAGVEKAYAIQAGRELRVLVNNEKIPDAEVKELARKIAKQIETDLQYPGRIKLTMIRETRIVEYAR, encoded by the coding sequence ATGCCGGTAGTATTGTACATTGGTCTCCCGCTGACTGGGCTTATTCTTGGATGGATTATTCGATGGCTGTATGCCAGATTTCAACTATCTGCATCGGAACAGAGGGCGGAACGTGTAAAGCAAGACGCTATTAAAGAAGCTGAAGCTCAAAAAAAAGAAATTTTACTGGAAGCGAAAGATCAACTCATTCGAGAACGAAATCAACAGGAACGGGAGAATAGGGAAAGACGCGGAGAATTGCAGCGTCAGGAACGAAGGCTTGCATTAAAAGAAGAAGCGCTCGATAAACGGTCGCAGAATTTCGATAAACAGGAAGCCGAATTTATTCACAGGGAACAGCTGATTACACGCCGCGAAACGGAACTCGCGCAGGAAGGCGAACATTATCGCAAAGAGCTCGAACGCATTTCGGGTTTAACCGCCGAAGACGCAAAAAAGCTGATTATTAAAGATCTTGAAAACGACGCGAAGCACGACGCTCAAGCTCTTTTGAACAAGATTGAACAGGAAGCGCAGCTGACTGCCGAAAAAAAAGCGCGCGATATTCTCGTTACGACGATTCAGCGCATTGCAACCGAAACGACCGGTGATATAACGGTTGCAACCGTATCGCTGCCGAGCGACGAAATGAAAGGGCGCATCATCGGGCGCGAAGGGCGGAATATCCGCGCCCTCGAAACGCTCACGGGAGTCGATATCATTATCGACGACACTCCCGAAGCGGTCGTTATTTCGTGCTTCGATCCGGTTCGTAAAGAAATCGCGAAAACCTCGCTCGAACGGCTCATAGCGGACGGACGGATTCATCCCGCCCGCATTGAAGAAATCGTGCAAAAGGTAACGCGCGAAACCCAGCAAAAGATATACGAAGAAGGCGAAAAAGTTTTGTTCGATTTGGGTATTCACAACATGAGTCAGGACGGCGTACGCGCGCTCGGCAGGCTGTATTTCAGAACAAGCTACGGACAAAACGTGCTGTACCACTCAAAAGAAGTCGCGATTATTGCCGGCATGATCGCCGCCGAAATCGGCGCCGACCGCGAACTGGCTAAACGCAGCGCTCTTTTGCACGACATCGGGAAAGGCGCGGAAACCGATTCCGATCAAAACCATGCAGAAGTCGGTATGGAAATGGCACGCAAAATGGGCGAAGATCCGAGAATTGTCAATGCGGTCGGCGCTCACCATAACGATATCGAACCGGAAAGCATCGAAGCGGTTATCGTGCAAATTGCCGATGCGGTTTCCGCAGCGCGGCCGGGCGCACGGCGCGAAACGATGGACAATTACGTTAAGCGCCTCGAAAATCTTGAAAAACTTGCCGAAAGTTTTGCCGGCGTCGAAAAAGCCTATGCGATTCAAGCCGGCCGCGAACTTCGGGTTTTGGTAAACAACGAAAAGATTCCCGATGCGGAAGTAAAAGAATTGGCGCGCAAAATCGCCAAACAGATAGAAACGGATTTGCAGTATCCCGGCCGCATAAAGCTGACGATGATACGCGAAACCCGGATTGTCGAATACGCGCGCTGA
- a CDS encoding ABC transporter ATP-binding protein: MLSVNNLKKIYNGKTVIDCLSFFVRGGDIAVIVGPSGCGKSTLLNIVAGLDTNFEGSLQTGGKKIGYVFQEDRILPWLTVAQNIKSVNPEGDDKEVQRFIDMAGLTGFERYYPDELSGGMKQRCSIARALYYGSELLLMDEPFKSLDYGIRHKMIADLLAIHQKEKNTILFVTHDIEEALSVADVIFVCKKNPMRLADTLDLHDKSELTPAKKQELKDGILRIITEQHRL; encoded by the coding sequence ATGCTCAGCGTAAACAATCTTAAAAAAATCTACAACGGCAAAACGGTTATCGACTGTCTTTCTTTTTTTGTGCGCGGCGGCGACATCGCCGTTATCGTGGGGCCTTCGGGCTGCGGAAAGTCGACGCTGCTTAATATCGTCGCGGGTCTCGATACGAATTTTGAAGGCTCGCTGCAAACGGGCGGCAAAAAAATCGGCTATGTGTTTCAGGAAGACAGGATTCTTCCGTGGCTGACCGTCGCGCAAAATATCAAATCGGTAAATCCCGAAGGTGATGATAAAGAAGTGCAGCGTTTTATCGATATGGCGGGCCTTACCGGATTCGAGCGCTATTATCCTGACGAACTGAGCGGCGGTATGAAGCAGCGCTGTTCGATTGCGCGCGCCCTTTATTACGGCAGCGAGCTTTTGCTTATGGACGAACCGTTCAAGTCGCTCGACTACGGTATCAGACATAAGATGATTGCCGATTTGCTTGCGATTCACCAAAAAGAAAAAAATACGATTTTATTCGTTACGCACGACATCGAAGAAGCGCTTTCGGTTGCCGACGTTATTTTCGTGTGCAAAAAAAATCCGATGCGCCTTGCCGACACGCTCGACCTGCACGACAAAAGCGAACTTACGCCCGCAAAAAAGCAGGAATTAAAAGACGGGATTTTACGGATAATAACGGAGCAACATCGATTATAA
- a CDS encoding ABC transporter permease: MKKSSIKNNCIAALAMLALWQVLSLAYPPLVVPPIPAVGKILTRILSAPDLLHEAAKTLGRLGAGLFFGIAAGCLVGYVCGVCKTCREVCKPVLGVLQVVPPVALLVLAIIWFGFNGKPAVLIVAVAIFPIIAISVQDAVLHVDRKLLEMGTVFKYTKKRRFFLITWPSVKPQFYSGLRIALGTASKTVVMGEVLTTSSGIGGQIVNARLNIEPEAIIAWTVVSVCMYYVLEAAVALLFVPKEQKYAQRKQS; encoded by the coding sequence ATGAAAAAATCCTCTATAAAAAATAACTGCATAGCGGCGCTCGCCATGCTTGCACTGTGGCAGGTGCTCTCGTTGGCGTACCCGCCGCTTGTAGTGCCGCCGATTCCGGCCGTCGGTAAAATACTTACGCGCATTTTGTCCGCTCCCGATCTTTTGCACGAAGCGGCAAAAACTTTGGGCAGGCTTGGCGCGGGGCTTTTTTTCGGCATTGCGGCGGGCTGCCTCGTCGGCTATGTGTGCGGCGTGTGCAAAACGTGCCGGGAAGTGTGCAAGCCGGTTCTCGGCGTGCTGCAGGTTGTGCCGCCCGTTGCGCTGCTCGTGCTTGCGATCATCTGGTTCGGTTTTAACGGAAAGCCCGCCGTCCTTATCGTCGCGGTTGCGATTTTTCCGATTATCGCGATTTCGGTGCAGGATGCGGTTTTGCATGTAGACCGAAAACTGCTTGAGATGGGAACCGTCTTCAAATATACGAAAAAGCGGCGCTTTTTTTTAATCACATGGCCGTCCGTAAAGCCGCAGTTTTATTCGGGCTTGCGGATCGCCTTGGGTACCGCATCCAAAACGGTCGTTATGGGCGAAGTGCTGACGACGTCTTCCGGCATCGGCGGGCAAATTGTGAACGCGCGTTTGAATATCGAACCGGAAGCGATTATCGCGTGGACCGTCGTGTCAGTGTGCATGTACTATGTGCTGGAAGCCGCTGTCGCTTTGCTGTTTGTGCCGAAGGAACAAAAATATGCTCAGCGTAAACAATCTTAA
- a CDS encoding ABC transporter substrate-binding protein, translated as MKKIVFAAAALFIALNCAVFAKEQVIRIGMPKAPPALPVLRMIESNALGENVKIEYTIWDAPEKLIAMVQSGDFDMFAFPLTVVAKLYNKGVPVTLTNVDTWGVSYFLTTDPALKNWSDLKGKTVYVPLQSSPPDVITQFFMKKAGLTPKKDVTIIYSSRPEIAQMMAAGKIQYATMIEPQVTAILMQNKNARVAFSFEEEWKKVTDDNTIIPNAGFGAKSKFIKDNAELVARFEAEYEKALNWVLQNPDKAAALADSKLGMKAQVVQKAIPRMGLIYKNAYDAKADLQQFWQLLVDFDPATIGGKVPDEKILYKK; from the coding sequence ATGAAAAAAATAGTGTTTGCCGCGGCCGCGCTGTTTATTGCGCTTAACTGTGCCGTCTTTGCAAAGGAACAGGTGATCCGCATCGGTATGCCGAAAGCGCCGCCCGCTTTGCCCGTTTTGCGCATGATCGAATCGAATGCGCTCGGCGAAAACGTCAAAATCGAATATACGATTTGGGATGCGCCGGAAAAACTTATCGCGATGGTGCAGAGCGGCGATTTCGATATGTTTGCGTTTCCGCTGACGGTTGTCGCAAAGCTGTACAACAAGGGCGTTCCCGTAACGCTGACGAATGTGGACACGTGGGGCGTTTCGTATTTTTTGACGACCGATCCCGCGCTTAAAAACTGGTCGGACTTAAAAGGGAAAACCGTGTATGTCCCGCTGCAGTCTTCTCCGCCCGACGTTATCACGCAGTTTTTTATGAAAAAAGCAGGCCTTACGCCGAAAAAAGATGTAACGATTATCTATTCTTCGCGTCCGGAAATCGCGCAGATGATGGCTGCCGGAAAAATTCAATATGCGACGATGATCGAGCCGCAGGTTACGGCGATTTTAATGCAGAATAAAAATGCGCGTGTCGCGTTTTCGTTCGAAGAAGAATGGAAAAAAGTTACCGACGACAACACGATTATTCCGAATGCGGGCTTCGGCGCAAAATCGAAATTCATAAAAGACAATGCCGAACTTGTCGCACGCTTTGAAGCGGAATACGAAAAGGCGCTGAACTGGGTACTGCAAAATCCCGATAAGGCGGCTGCTCTTGCCGATTCCAAGCTCGGCATGAAAGCGCAGGTTGTGCAAAAAGCGATTCCGCGCATGGGACTTATCTATAAAAACGCATACGATGCGAAAGCCGACTTGCAGCAGTTTTGGCAGCTTTTAGTCGATTTTGATCCGGCGACGATCGGCGGAAAAGTTCCCGATGAAAAAATCCTCTATAAAAAATAA
- a CDS encoding Crp/Fnr family transcriptional regulator has protein sequence MLNFYTSFLARTAVFKGIPAKDIDKAIACLRGFYKSFECGQEIYRSCDIVSHAGIVVEGSVHAEQIGVDGKTVLLKEIGRGESFGEALCCLRQANPFLRIISAGKTKVLFIHLPSEDGANRCGCPYRIIVLENLLREMARDIQHLNMKIQLLAQPTLRDKLLFYLHLTQNALHRNSFTLPFTREKLAQFISADRSAVSRELSRMKREGIIQIEGKTITLRPRDAHEQKTDIKANVHDKFSNFLNNLLPEQQPAARKFGIS, from the coding sequence ATGCTGAATTTTTATACGTCGTTTTTGGCGCGAACGGCGGTATTCAAAGGGATTCCCGCCAAAGACATAGACAAAGCGATCGCCTGCCTGCGCGGATTTTATAAATCGTTCGAGTGCGGGCAGGAAATATATCGTTCCTGCGACATCGTTTCTCATGCGGGAATCGTCGTCGAAGGAAGCGTTCACGCCGAACAAATCGGTGTAGACGGTAAAACCGTGCTGCTCAAAGAAATCGGACGCGGGGAATCTTTCGGAGAAGCGCTGTGCTGTCTCAGGCAGGCAAATCCGTTTTTGCGCATTATCAGCGCGGGAAAGACAAAGGTTTTGTTCATTCACCTTCCCTCGGAAGACGGCGCAAATCGGTGCGGCTGCCCCTACCGCATAATCGTGCTCGAAAATCTGTTGCGGGAAATGGCGCGCGACATTCAGCATCTCAACATGAAGATCCAACTTTTGGCGCAGCCGACGCTCCGCGACAAGCTTTTGTTTTATCTGCATCTCACGCAAAACGCGCTGCACCGCAATTCGTTTACGCTGCCCTTTACGCGCGAAAAACTCGCGCAATTCATATCGGCGGACAGGAGCGCCGTCTCGCGCGAGCTGAGCCGCATGAAACGCGAAGGAATTATTCAAATTGAAGGCAAAACGATAACGCTTAGGCCGAGAGATGCGCACGAGCAAAAAACGGACATCAAGGCAAACGTTCACGATAAATTTTCGAATTTTTTGAATAATTTGTTGCCGGAGCAACAGCCGGCAGCACGAAAATTCGGTATAAGTTAG
- a CDS encoding Rossmann-like domain-containing protein, giving the protein MNDLKTVLDINRAHYKKFGLSVPIFDELIVGFRWIMSADTQKCMSLAFRAERTMPPERYEEIARNLYGKPLDECIESLLVKGDPQLRNLIVSLSNLMSKPFNSSELLAKRGIMRTEGLTFPYKTEGKKIGLIGFGVYISRFLNNCAEFHAFDLRAPEQILSYRFKDGTHRYPSGIRWHLGKNALEFSDLLKTLDIVIMSGSTVVNNSYTELLKTSKRAEIKGIYGPSCELCPDYLFDLGFNYIFSTTLKDKETYLQTSLGPDPVYREFDYMDLYELAKE; this is encoded by the coding sequence ATGAACGACTTAAAAACCGTTTTGGATATAAATCGCGCTCACTATAAAAAATTCGGTTTATCCGTGCCGATTTTTGACGAACTTATCGTCGGTTTCCGTTGGATTATGAGCGCCGACACACAAAAATGCATGAGCCTCGCGTTCCGCGCCGAAAGAACGATGCCGCCTGAGCGCTATGAAGAAATTGCGCGAAATTTATACGGTAAACCGCTGGATGAGTGCATCGAATCGCTGCTGGTCAAAGGCGATCCGCAGTTGCGCAATCTTATCGTCAGTTTAAGCAATTTGATGAGCAAACCGTTCAATTCGAGCGAACTTTTGGCGAAGCGCGGCATTATGAGAACCGAAGGGCTTACCTTTCCGTATAAAACGGAAGGCAAAAAAATAGGCCTTATCGGCTTCGGAGTTTATATCAGCCGTTTTTTAAATAACTGCGCCGAATTCCATGCGTTCGATTTGCGGGCGCCCGAACAGATTTTAAGCTATCGGTTTAAAGATGGAACACACCGATATCCTTCGGGCATACGCTGGCATCTCGGAAAAAACGCACTCGAATTTTCCGACCTTTTGAAAACACTCGATATCGTAATTATGTCGGGAAGTACCGTCGTCAATAATTCCTATACGGAGCTTTTAAAAACGTCGAAACGCGCCGAAATAAAAGGCATATACGGACCGAGCTGCGAACTGTGTCCCGATTACCTATTCGATTTGGGCTTCAATTACATTTTCAGTACAACGCTTAAAGATAAGGAAACTTATTTGCAAACATCGCTGGGGCCGGATCCCGTCTACCGGGAATTCGACTATATGGATCTGTATGAACTCGCGAAAGAATAA
- a CDS encoding cupin domain-containing protein, translated as MLKSKHIFSIAKDNVPVEGCTVSENVLQGTACSMNIFSIAAGTNISPESYDYPKIWKIEEGDAQVLYLTAETQALHKGDIFIVPQNIPVGIRSKTGCIYSEILLNKECSMNDILKSAKVFALKDLLPYKEGKIVNMDLVDGDKTKFVIMAFDAGTGLSEHSAPGDAIIFCLDGEGIIGYEGKEYRIREGENFKFDKNGKHYVKAEGKFKMALLLVRD; from the coding sequence ATGCTGAAAAGCAAACATATATTTTCCATCGCAAAAGACAATGTACCGGTAGAAGGGTGTACGGTATCGGAAAACGTGCTGCAAGGCACTGCGTGCAGCATGAATATTTTTTCGATTGCTGCGGGCACAAACATCAGTCCTGAAAGTTACGATTATCCGAAAATCTGGAAGATCGAAGAAGGCGATGCACAAGTACTGTATTTGACGGCCGAAACGCAGGCTCTTCACAAAGGAGACATTTTTATTGTACCGCAAAACATTCCCGTCGGCATACGGAGCAAAACGGGATGCATATATTCGGAAATACTTTTAAACAAGGAGTGTTCAATGAACGACATTTTAAAAAGCGCGAAAGTTTTCGCATTAAAGGATCTTCTTCCCTATAAAGAAGGAAAGATTGTAAACATGGACCTCGTCGACGGCGACAAAACTAAATTTGTGATCATGGCTTTCGATGCGGGAACCGGATTGTCCGAACATTCCGCACCCGGCGATGCGATCATCTTCTGTCTCGACGGCGAAGGCATTATCGGATATGAAGGAAAAGAGTACCGCATTCGCGAAGGTGAAAACTTCAAGTTTGATAAAAACGGCAAGCACTACGTCAAAGCGGAAGGCAAATTCAAAATGGCCTTGCTGCTCGTCCGCGACTGA
- a CDS encoding class I SAM-dependent methyltransferase has product MYYEAGHIFLAKLGKTTLRPGGIDATAWLIEQANIKSDTKILEVACNMGRTMIQLSKKFGCKITGVDLDKDALKKAEANIKKNHLEDKLTLIHGDALALPFEDASFDIVINEAMLTMLIGDKKDKALKEYFRVLKPGGLLLTHDVALRTSDPAKQKELRSALSKAINVSVEPLDAAGWEALFRKNGFTVTQKCGDMTLMSPRGMIHDEGLAGALKIIRNAMKKENKAMFRQMFRFFNGHKKDLAYICSVGTKNKV; this is encoded by the coding sequence ATGTATTACGAAGCGGGTCATATATTTTTGGCAAAGCTGGGCAAAACCACGCTGCGCCCCGGAGGAATCGATGCGACCGCATGGCTCATCGAACAGGCAAATATAAAAAGCGACACGAAGATTCTCGAAGTCGCGTGCAATATGGGAAGGACGATGATTCAGCTGTCGAAAAAATTCGGCTGCAAGATCACCGGTGTGGATCTCGATAAAGATGCGCTCAAAAAAGCGGAAGCAAACATTAAGAAAAATCATCTTGAAGATAAGCTGACGTTGATTCACGGCGATGCGCTCGCGCTGCCGTTTGAAGACGCAAGTTTCGACATCGTCATCAACGAAGCGATGCTGACGATGCTTATCGGCGACAAAAAAGACAAGGCGCTCAAAGAATATTTTCGCGTACTCAAGCCGGGAGGACTGCTTTTGACGCACGATGTTGCTCTCAGGACATCCGATCCCGCCAAGCAAAAAGAGTTGCGGAGCGCTTTAAGCAAAGCCATAAACGTGAGCGTTGAGCCGCTCGATGCCGCCGGTTGGGAAGCGCTCTTCCGCAAAAACGGTTTTACCGTTACGCAAAAATGCGGAGATATGACGCTGATGAGCCCGCGCGGCATGATCCACGACGAGGGCCTTGCCGGCGCGCTGAAAATCATACGCAACGCGATGAAAAAAGAAAACAAAGCGATGTTCCGGCAAATGTTCCGCTTTTTCAACGGACACAAAAAAGACCTCGCCTACATTTGCAGCGTCGGGACAAAAAATAAAGTATAA
- a CDS encoding sialic acid TRAP transporter substrate-binding protein SiaP, translating into MKKILGMTLAALALLSVIFTGCRPQEKKTVELTYTMTAVPTDAHTKAMMVFKETVEKLSGGTIKVLTYDSASLFKQEQELSAVKTGQADMTATAAAWLTDGSPWVSMFTAGYIFKSYDHMTKVMNGPIGQEVFDRIAKEQGIRPLGAQYLGTRQMNMVEDKAIRTPADLKGVKLRMPNSDSWIFLGKALGANPTPVSFSELYMALQTKTVDGQENPLPTDKNAKFYEVTKSITITNHVVDSVWPAINEKKWQSLTKEQQGWIMEGVKAGIEFCDKTNRAAEAELIDFFKSEGLKVYEADLDTFSKEVLGKYLASDYAKSWDKDLFDKVQAAGN; encoded by the coding sequence ATGAAAAAAATACTCGGTATGACGCTTGCCGCGTTGGCGCTGCTGTCGGTAATCTTTACGGGCTGCCGGCCGCAGGAAAAGAAAACCGTCGAATTGACGTATACGATGACGGCCGTTCCGACCGATGCGCACACGAAAGCGATGATGGTTTTTAAAGAAACGGTCGAAAAGCTTTCCGGCGGGACGATTAAAGTGCTCACCTACGATTCGGCCTCCTTGTTCAAACAGGAGCAGGAGCTGAGTGCCGTAAAAACGGGACAGGCCGACATGACCGCAACCGCGGCCGCATGGCTTACCGACGGCTCTCCGTGGGTATCGATGTTTACGGCCGGCTACATATTTAAAAGCTATGATCACATGACAAAGGTTATGAACGGCCCGATCGGACAGGAAGTATTCGACCGCATTGCAAAAGAACAGGGAATCCGTCCGCTCGGCGCACAATATTTGGGTACGCGCCAAATGAACATGGTCGAGGATAAAGCTATTCGGACGCCCGCCGATCTTAAAGGCGTAAAACTGCGCATGCCGAATTCCGATTCGTGGATATTCCTCGGCAAAGCGCTCGGCGCAAATCCGACGCCGGTTTCGTTTTCGGAACTGTATATGGCGCTGCAAACCAAAACCGTCGACGGCCAGGAAAACCCGCTGCCGACCGACAAAAACGCGAAATTCTACGAAGTAACGAAATCGATTACGATTACGAACCACGTCGTAGACAGCGTGTGGCCCGCGATCAACGAAAAAAAATGGCAATCGCTTACCAAAGAACAGCAGGGTTGGATTATGGAAGGCGTAAAAGCAGGCATCGAATTCTGCGACAAAACGAACCGCGCAGCCGAAGCCGAGCTTATCGACTTTTTCAAATCCGAGGGGCTTAAAGTGTACGAAGCCGACCTCGACACATTCAGCAAAGAAGTCCTCGGCAAATATCTCGCAAGCGATTACGCAAAATCCTGGGACAAAGATCTGTTCGACAAGGTGCAAGCTGCCGGCAACTGA
- a CDS encoding TRAP transporter small permease has product MKKILLFLRNCMEVYIPIISFSVMFIAFILQVVSRYVFNRPIIMTNDLIVLGFCWTVILGACYTMRKRAHVQFTMLYDMYSPKVAAAARLAGNIIIILTFAALFIPSINFSLFQGFQRTAVLRVSLTWVFIPFAYFLLSVIGYSIKPCIEDINVIRGKLDDSADHKADKENAAVVGKAADGGSV; this is encoded by the coding sequence ATGAAAAAGATATTATTATTTTTGCGGAATTGTATGGAAGTGTATATTCCGATTATTTCCTTTTCCGTAATGTTTATTGCGTTTATTTTGCAAGTCGTTTCACGCTACGTTTTTAACCGTCCGATCATCATGACAAACGATCTTATCGTACTGGGTTTTTGCTGGACGGTTATTCTCGGCGCATGCTATACGATGCGAAAGCGCGCTCACGTACAGTTTACAATGCTGTACGATATGTACAGCCCGAAAGTTGCCGCGGCGGCACGCTTGGCCGGCAATATCATTATTATTTTAACCTTTGCCGCGCTGTTTATCCCTTCAATCAATTTTTCACTCTTTCAGGGATTCCAGCGGACGGCGGTTCTTCGCGTAAGTCTTACCTGGGTATTCATACCCTTTGCATATTTTTTGCTTTCGGTTATCGGCTACAGTATTAAGCCGTGCATCGAAGATATAAACGTAATCCGCGGCAAACTTGACGATTCGGCCGACCATAAGGCGGACAAAGAAAACGCGGCGGTGGTCGGAAAAGCCGCAGACGGAGGCAGCGTATGA
- a CDS encoding TRAP transporter large permease produces the protein MSFGLAAALIVFILIFILRMPIALGMLSAAVCYLLITGRDLSLVVNQVMNTFYTNYVIIAVPLFIFTANVMNSGKITDMVFKFAGGLCGRMRGALGHVNVLASLIFSGMTGSAIADAAGLGKIEIQAMRQKGFDDEFSCAITAASATIGPIFPPSIPLVIYAMLSSTSVGALFMGGMIPAVMLTIFLMVYVAVVAKKRNYPRGDKIVLHEFIAFTLKALPSLLTPVILLVGIYTGVMTPTEAGAVAGLYALIISVIAYRAMGWKDLFEVVKTTVKDVGATSLMIGAATIISYIVAREQLAVHIGNWILSITSSKYQFLLLVNIVILFLGMFIDTSTIQLVFVPIMIPVAQALGIDMIHFGLVVTFNMMVGLSTPPFGMLLFITSGISGTPLKGIMKEIVWPLAAMLLVLIIITYLPETVLFLPKLAGLL, from the coding sequence ATGAGTTTCGGACTTGCAGCAGCGCTTATCGTATTTATTTTAATTTTTATTTTACGTATGCCGATTGCGCTCGGTATGCTCAGCGCCGCCGTGTGCTATCTTTTAATAACCGGCCGCGATTTAAGCCTTGTCGTCAATCAGGTCATGAACACGTTTTACACGAATTACGTTATTATCGCGGTTCCTCTTTTTATCTTTACGGCGAACGTAATGAATTCGGGAAAGATCACCGACATGGTCTTTAAATTCGCAGGCGGCTTGTGCGGACGCATGAGAGGTGCGCTCGGACATGTAAATGTTCTTGCGTCCCTTATTTTTTCCGGCATGACCGGTTCTGCAATAGCCGATGCGGCCGGCTTGGGCAAAATCGAAATTCAGGCAATGCGGCAAAAAGGCTTCGACGACGAATTCAGCTGCGCAATCACCGCCGCGTCGGCGACGATCGGCCCCATATTCCCGCCGTCGATTCCGCTGGTTATTTATGCAATGCTCAGCAGCACATCGGTCGGCGCTCTGTTTATGGGCGGTATGATTCCCGCCGTCATGCTTACGATATTCCTTATGGTATACGTCGCCGTCGTTGCAAAAAAGCGCAACTATCCGCGCGGCGATAAAATCGTACTGCACGAATTTATTGCCTTTACGCTCAAAGCGCTTCCGTCGCTGCTTACGCCCGTCATCCTCCTCGTGGGTATTTACACGGGCGTTATGACACCGACCGAAGCGGGCGCCGTCGCGGGATTGTACGCACTGATTATCTCCGTTATCGCATACCGCGCAATGGGCTGGAAAGACTTGTTCGAAGTCGTTAAAACGACGGTAAAAGACGTCGGCGCAACTTCGCTTATGATAGGGGCTGCGACGATTATCAGCTATATCGTTGCGCGCGAACAGCTTGCGGTACACATCGGCAATTGGATCCTTTCGATTACATCGAGCAAGTATCAATTTTTGCTCTTGGTGAATATCGTCATACTGTTCCTCGGCATGTTTATCGATACGTCGACGATTCAGCTCGTTTTCGTTCCGATTATGATTCCCGTCGCTCAGGCGCTCGGCATCGACATGATTCACTTCGGCCTTGTCGTAACGTTCAACATGATGGTAGGACTTTCCACGCCGCCGTTCGGCATGCTCTTGTTTATTACGAGCGGTATATCGGGAACGCCGCTTAAAGGCATTATGAAAGAAATCGTCTGGCCGCTTGCGGCGATGCTGCTCGTGCTTATAATCATAACGTATTTGCCGGAAACGGTACTGTTCCTGCCGAAACTTGCGGGATTGCTTTAA